The genome window CAGGCCGTGCGCGGCCGCCTCGCCGGTGATCATGTGGTCGACGGCGAGCTTGGAGGCGCCGTATGGGGAGGTCGGCGCGGTCGGGTCGGTCTCGGTGATGGGGGTGCTGACCGGTTCGCCGTAGGTGGCGGCGGTGGAGGAGAAGACGAGCTTGCGCACGCCGGCCCCGCGCATGGCGCCGAGCAGGGCCATGGTGCCGCCGACGTTGTTGTCCCAGTACTTCTCCGGCTTCACCACCGACTCGCCGACCTGCGAGGACGCGGCGAAGTGCAGGACCGCGTCGAAGGAGGCGTCCAGCCACTTGGCGGCGTCGCGGATGTCTCCCTCGATGAAGGAAGCACCGGCCGGCACGCCCTCGCGGAAGCCGGTGGAGAGGTTGTCGAGGACGACGACCTCGTGGCCGGCCTCCAGCAGGTGCTGCGCGACCACGCTGCCCACATAGCCGGCGCCGCCGGTGACCAGGTACTTCCCACTCATGAACTCGCAACCTCTCGCAGTCGCCGGGCCGCGGCCTCCGGCGGCACGTCGTTGATGAACACGTTCATGCCGGACTCGGAACCCGCGAGGAACTTCAGCTTGCCGGAAGTGCGGCGAATGGTGAAAAGCTCGAGGTGGAGCGCGAAGTCGTCCCTGGTCACGCCGTCGAACTCGTCCAGTGTGCCGAACGGTGCCTGGTGCCAGGCGGCGATGTACGGCGTCGGAGGCTCACTCTCGCCGAAGATCCGGTCGAAGCGCTTCAAGAGTTCCAGGTAGACCTTGGGAAACTCTGTGCGTGCCGCCTCGTCGAGCCCGAGCAGGTCGGGGACGCGGCGGCGGGGGTAGAGGTGGACCTCGTAGGGCCAGTGCGCGGCGTACGGTACGAACGCCACCCAGTGCTCGCTCTGGAGGACGATCCGCTCGTCGGCGAGTTCGCGCTCCAGGACGGCGTCGAAGAGGTTCTCCCCGCCGGTCGCCTCCTTGTGGGCGGCCAGCGAACGGAGCATCAGGGCGGTGCGGGGGGTGGTGAAGGGGTACGCGTAGATCTGCCCGTGCGGGTGGCCGAGGGTCACGCCGATCTCCGCTCCGCGGTTCTCGAAGCAGAAGACCTGCTCGACGGCCGGCAGGTGGGACAGCTCGGCGGTGCGGTCGGTCCAGGCGTCCAGGACCAGGCCCGCCTGCTCCTCGGTCAGGTCGGCGAAGG of Streptomyces cynarae contains these proteins:
- the galT gene encoding galactose-1-phosphate uridylyltransferase, with amino-acid sequence MKKTSTRLADGRELIYYDLRDDVVRDAVDRRPLERTVTTSEIRQDVLLGDSVAIASHRQGRTYHPPADECPLCPSQDGRLSEIPDSSYDVVVFENRFPSLAGDSGRCEVVCFTSDHNASFADLTEEQAGLVLDAWTDRTAELSHLPAVEQVFCFENRGAEIGVTLGHPHGQIYAYPFTTPRTALMLRSLAAHKEATGGENLFDAVLERELADERIVLQSEHWVAFVPYAAHWPYEVHLYPRRRVPDLLGLDEAARTEFPKVYLELLKRFDRIFGESEPPTPYIAAWHQAPFGTLDEFDGVTRDDFALHLELFTIRRTSGKLKFLAGSESGMNVFINDVPPEAAARRLREVASS